The following coding sequences are from one bacterium window:
- a CDS encoding pyridoxal-dependent decarboxylase, producing MKSKNTRQDGGDAEHAVDPAFEARCQHVREHFFSRNPKYWPCFKDPGFSQIIEFRNRHLKPDHRLLSYNGGVGLRQQLMTQDRIPPGIQLPGGQPDGLLRFAAALSKDWENPASVENVITMPCDPAIYGAMMGLLANPNLVYTEYSGMADELEKNVVRQMASLAGYDVGQAAGLFTQGGTFCNLYGYLTGIRKSLPDAKRLGMGAGRDYRIMNSQGGHYSNITNLSLLGVDIEGRTIRIKINERNEIDLNDLEQHLRACFCLGCPVPAIMLTMGTTDTFAVDRVKPVYDLRNRLCEQYEVKVKPHIHVDSAIGWALLFFLSYDFDGNPLHINESTLGGLRRNVELFKELQFADSFTVDFQKWGYVPYTSSLVMFKDRDDLKALENDPENFSYFERDVQGQSHLQSTIECSRGAAGVFGAYAALNYMGIEGYQVAIANCLQNADYFRYRLGQFPNIKVVAPENQGPSVGFRIYDPAIVSDAEAAYDFEYQTSGSPEYLTWLQRNNDWHRQLFLQRGKVGLFTNWVEFVAHTAYDAKGRYHRLPGEKAVFLNPVTTRREIDLFINHLMS from the coding sequence GTGAAGTCAAAGAATACAAGACAAGATGGAGGTGATGCCGAGCACGCCGTTGATCCGGCCTTCGAGGCGCGCTGTCAGCATGTACGGGAGCATTTCTTTTCGCGTAATCCCAAGTATTGGCCGTGTTTTAAAGACCCTGGCTTCAGCCAGATCATTGAATTCAGGAACCGTCACCTGAAACCGGATCACCGGCTGCTTTCCTACAATGGCGGGGTGGGCCTGCGCCAGCAATTGATGACGCAGGACCGGATTCCACCGGGAATTCAGTTGCCGGGCGGTCAGCCTGATGGCCTGCTGCGCTTTGCCGCGGCGCTGTCCAAGGATTGGGAAAATCCTGCCAGCGTTGAGAATGTGATCACCATGCCCTGCGATCCCGCCATTTACGGGGCGATGATGGGGTTGCTGGCCAACCCGAATCTGGTCTACACCGAATATTCAGGAATGGCTGATGAACTGGAGAAAAATGTGGTGCGCCAGATGGCGTCCCTCGCAGGCTATGACGTGGGGCAGGCGGCCGGGTTGTTTACCCAGGGAGGCACCTTTTGCAATCTTTACGGGTATCTGACGGGCATCCGGAAATCGCTGCCGGACGCCAAGCGCCTCGGGATGGGGGCGGGGCGTGATTACCGGATTATGAATTCGCAGGGCGGGCACTATTCGAACATCACCAACTTATCGCTACTGGGTGTTGATATTGAGGGCCGGACGATCCGGATCAAGATCAATGAACGTAACGAGATCGATCTGAATGATCTTGAACAGCATTTGCGTGCCTGCTTTTGCCTGGGGTGCCCTGTTCCCGCCATTATGCTCACGATGGGAACCACGGATACGTTTGCCGTGGACCGGGTCAAGCCGGTATATGACTTGCGCAACCGCCTCTGCGAGCAGTACGAAGTGAAAGTGAAGCCCCATATTCATGTCGATTCCGCAATCGGATGGGCGCTTCTTTTCTTTCTTTCTTATGATTTCGACGGCAATCCGTTGCACATTAATGAGTCAACCCTGGGCGGGCTGCGCCGGAACGTGGAGTTGTTCAAGGAGTTACAGTTCGCCGATTCGTTCACGGTTGATTTTCAGAAATGGGGGTATGTGCCCTACACATCAAGTCTGGTGATGTTCAAGGACAGGGATGACTTGAAGGCGCTGGAAAATGATCCTGAGAACTTCTCATATTTCGAGAGGGATGTTCAGGGGCAGTCCCATCTTCAATCCACGATTGAATGTTCGCGCGGGGCGGCAGGGGTCTTCGGGGCCTATGCGGCCTTGAACTATATGGGTATCGAGGGGTATCAGGTCGCGATTGCGAATTGTCTGCAAAATGCGGATTATTTCCGATACCGGCTCGGACAATTTCCGAACATCAAGGTGGTGGCTCCCGAGAATCAGGGGCCGAGTGTGGGGTTCAGGATCTATGATCCGGCCATTGTATCGGATGCAGAGGCGGCGTATGACTTTGAATATCAGACGTCCGGGAGCCCGGAATACCTGACCTGGCTGCAGCGCAACAATGACTGGCATCGGCAGCTGTTTTTGCAGCGTGGGAAGGTCGGGTTGTTTACCAACTGGGTCGAATTTGTGGCCCATACCGCCTATGACGCCAAGGGCCGTTACCACCGGCTTCCCGGTGAGAAGGCGGTGTTCTTAAACCCTGTCACCACCCGGCGCGAGATTGATTTGTTCATCAATCATCTGATGTCTTGA
- a CDS encoding FAD-dependent oxidoreductase, with amino-acid sequence MTEYILKSSSLPLNDSWDVIVAGGGPAGCTAAAAAAREGAKTLLLESTGALGGMGTSGLVPAWCPFTDKQRIIYGGMAEKLLKDCIGGMPHVSADGFDWTPIDPELLKRLYDDLVTQYGVTVLFNSFVTRVECDVPGHIDAVIVANKAGLTAFKSKIYVDATGDADVAVWAGAEFEKGDESGNLQPASHCFTLTNVDMYAYQHCGMLKNSPSHNIIDDIVASGKYPNIPDHHACNNMIGPGAIGFNAGHIWEVDNTDPFSVSKALMKGRKMAKAFRDACAEYFPSAFANAHLTQTGALLGIRETRRVTGDYTLTVDDFINRRHFPDEICRNSYYVDVHHKKTEIARDKELASTAIRLEAGESHGVPYRCLTPKGLRNVLVAGRSISTDRPVQGSTRVMPVCLCMGEAAGLAAAMAAGDGSTDVHAVNTDELRNRLRHYGAYLPSGDRGEM; translated from the coding sequence ATGACTGAATACATATTGAAGTCAAGTTCATTGCCGTTGAATGATTCCTGGGATGTCATTGTCGCCGGAGGCGGTCCGGCCGGGTGTACCGCGGCGGCGGCGGCGGCGCGTGAGGGGGCGAAAACGCTGCTGCTGGAGTCGACGGGGGCGCTCGGAGGGATGGGCACTTCTGGCTTGGTACCGGCTTGGTGCCCTTTTACTGACAAGCAACGCATCATTTACGGGGGCATGGCGGAGAAGCTCCTCAAGGACTGTATCGGCGGCATGCCACATGTTTCAGCGGACGGATTTGATTGGACGCCCATTGACCCCGAACTGTTGAAACGACTTTATGATGACCTCGTGACCCAGTATGGTGTAACGGTTCTGTTTAACTCTTTCGTGACGCGGGTGGAGTGTGACGTGCCGGGTCACATTGATGCCGTTATTGTGGCCAACAAGGCCGGTCTTACGGCCTTCAAGTCCAAGATTTATGTCGATGCAACAGGGGACGCCGATGTAGCGGTTTGGGCTGGTGCGGAATTTGAGAAAGGTGACGAGTCAGGGAACCTTCAGCCTGCGAGTCACTGCTTTACGCTTACGAATGTCGACATGTATGCGTATCAGCATTGCGGTATGCTGAAGAACAGTCCCAGTCATAATATCATTGATGATATTGTGGCTTCGGGCAAATACCCGAACATTCCCGACCACCATGCCTGCAATAACATGATCGGACCGGGCGCAATCGGGTTCAACGCCGGTCATATCTGGGAGGTGGATAATACGGATCCCTTTTCGGTCAGCAAAGCCCTTATGAAAGGGCGGAAAATGGCTAAAGCGTTTCGCGACGCGTGTGCTGAATATTTCCCTTCAGCCTTCGCTAATGCCCACTTGACCCAGACGGGAGCGCTACTCGGAATCCGGGAAACCAGGCGTGTCACGGGGGATTACACGCTTACCGTCGATGATTTCATTAACAGGCGTCATTTCCCGGATGAAATATGCCGCAACAGTTATTATGTGGATGTTCATCACAAGAAAACTGAGATTGCGAGAGACAAGGAGCTGGCGTCAACCGCGATCCGGCTCGAGGCCGGTGAATCGCATGGCGTTCCGTATCGCTGCCTGACGCCCAAGGGACTACGCAATGTTCTTGTGGCAGGTCGAAGCATTTCCACGGATCGTCCGGTTCAGGGAAGTACGCGAGTGATGCCTGTGTGTCTGTGCATGGGCGAAGCGGCGGGTCTTGCCGCGGCAATGGCCGCAGGTGACGGATCGACCGATGTTCATGCGGTCAATACCGATGAGTTGAGAAACCGGCTCAGACATTACGGGGCGTACCTGCCCTCAGGCGATCGAGGTGAGATGTGA
- a CDS encoding DUF2341 domain-containing protein — MNRIVKWSGCLPLLAGFLCLGLLEAHAANYSMTVTFPGYNNRTETLTNFPALVTLSNNVGMSGFNYTNFSSPYGYDLRFADVLGSNLNYEIESWNTNGASLVWVQLPYLHGNGTETITATWGNSGNGQLAFTTNGAVWANGYVGVWHMDHTNGLGQIPDSTAGGWHGTQTGMIQTNGMAAGGYCVTSAVSTYYITTLSNTVSGASGLTLEAWGKVPSLTTYAALFRKDTICLLRASSSSPHVTEFLLGVGGNSWSGAGLMTGSTAIDGGVWHYVAGTYDSAITTKRILLDGKVDASSTSVSGAINAGSASLNPIYIAGGGSQPWASASGGGLVDEARISIVGRSTNWIWATYVNIASNTTVFNSYGPAAVAGVAAIANQDPPLNIGAYLATVQGNLASDGGVATTVYLLWSTNSNSSPLDNLTNLNVKTPGLVNCTLSNLTPMTSYYYTFMASNSVGPLYWANTTNNFRTTNAIPAITLVGSSNVVSTSVALYANLSSTGAWPTTVYCSWGLSNGSLTASNMGSAGLAPGLVSNLLTGLTPSMAYSYTFMASNQAGVAITTTNSFTTYPAGVDAVWVGGYAGNSWTNAANWSPAGEIDPGKNYLVNTLANTCTVTASGTFIGKSLTIASGGLFLIPDSVAASLSGVGTGNTNALVLSGGAVRFLGAGPPSLVVTNGINVADGTTNTLMLDTTSTSHDNILTPSSLSGAGMLRKTGAGALQIFGLYSPSFTGTVNIDAGVMELNAPSVFSNATVYVNVGGTNTLINAAISYAGFIFNGGTLNTLGGASCALKSPVINVAQRSYIVGLTALFNGIMTGSSNLVLAPGYTMLFASPDGSGYYGALEFGAGATNDLSGYSTTLGGLVSPNGQGLVRNSSATLATLTLQPPAGVTNDYSGSIGSSNIALVVTNRGVQKLSGSCVYTGLTLVANGTLLVNGPLSNAGGSVAVTAGGTLGGTGTINRAVAVANGAMLSPGDGGIGTLTVSNLMLSAGSTNIFELASTLSGDQVLINGNNALGGVLQVVARGGYVPVAGDHFLIMTNTGVLSGSFDNIAAAHVNVVSNDMAHTVIGRIGVYVNVPAGSVTLSNFVAGTVAPVMVNGAATGIGAYSATVSGNLEDEGGEATTVTLRWGISSGALNSVTNLGVWTQGAVSNTLTGLTPVTAYYYTFMASNSVGPCWPATTNVFTTTNAAPVIVLAGTSNMWNNAATLCASLISTGVWPTTVFCYWGTNSTTFGNSTNLGIVPFGLVSNDVSLNPSATYYWTYRATNAAGDVWASATNAFTTFEAGVDEVWVGGHAGNSWTNAANWNPAGEIDPNKNYLVNSLANTCTVTATGTFIGKSLTIATGGLLWIPEGGISALFSGTGTGHTNALILAGGTVRIYGSINAMSYLSVTNGINVADGTTNTLQMDENYCIAENISSLTAFSGGGVLNKRGAGLLWLNSPHSPAFTGTVNVNAGIIIPSSTCFSNATLFLNPGGTNALANIPYYFGLLVLNGGYLSQGYNQSLSGSNAVVQKSYVQLYNTSVNGVMTGSSNLVLLPGSILSIGNPFNGSGYYGALEFGAGASYDLMGHAATLGGLLSGAGGAGIVKNSGSQVATLTLQPPVGMTNDFSGMIGSSNIALMVTNCGVQKLSGSCSYTGVTTVAGGTLMVIGTLSNAVGAVGVNAGGTLGGTGLINRTVAVNAGGILSPGDAGIGTLIMSNLTLSSGSTNWVELGDGSQSTRVMVNGSLVLDGVLKVVVSDNHLPYYASFLIATNTGSLSGSFANLVDSYVKVMDMHRVATIGKLHVTVNSHAVTLDQFETLITGSVYSIR, encoded by the coding sequence ATGAATCGAATCGTTAAATGGAGCGGGTGTTTACCCTTGCTTGCGGGGTTTCTGTGTCTGGGCTTGCTCGAGGCTCATGCTGCGAATTACTCAATGACGGTCACATTCCCGGGGTACAATAACCGGACGGAAACCCTGACGAACTTTCCGGCGCTGGTGACGCTGAGCAACAATGTCGGCATGAGCGGGTTCAATTACACTAACTTCAGTTCACCCTACGGCTACGATCTGCGATTCGCCGATGTATTGGGCTCAAACCTGAACTACGAGATCGAGTCATGGAACACCAATGGGGCGTCGCTTGTCTGGGTGCAGTTACCGTACCTGCACGGCAACGGCACCGAGACAATCACCGCAACCTGGGGAAATAGCGGGAATGGCCAATTGGCCTTCACGACAAACGGGGCGGTGTGGGCTAATGGATATGTCGGCGTATGGCACATGGACCATACGAACGGCCTAGGTCAGATTCCGGATTCCACCGCCGGAGGATGGCATGGAACGCAGACGGGAATGATCCAAACAAATGGTATGGCCGCAGGGGGGTATTGTGTCACGAGCGCAGTATCCACATACTATATCACAACGTTATCCAACACCGTCAGTGGAGCGTCTGGGTTAACCCTTGAAGCGTGGGGTAAAGTGCCGTCACTGACAACTTACGCAGCCCTGTTTCGTAAAGACACGATCTGCCTCCTTCGCGCCAGCAGTTCATCACCTCACGTCACTGAGTTTCTTCTTGGTGTTGGTGGTAACTCTTGGAGCGGCGCAGGCCTCATGACCGGATCTACCGCCATTGACGGTGGGGTGTGGCATTATGTGGCTGGTACTTACGATAGTGCCATTACAACCAAGCGCATCTTGCTTGATGGCAAAGTTGATGCCTCTTCCACAAGCGTATCAGGCGCAATAAACGCTGGTAGTGCGAGTCTGAACCCTATCTACATTGCTGGCGGTGGGAGTCAGCCATGGGCGTCAGCATCGGGAGGAGGACTTGTGGATGAGGCTCGCATCTCGATTGTTGGACGGTCCACCAACTGGATCTGGGCGACCTATGTGAACATCGCCTCCAATACTACAGTTTTCAACTCCTATGGACCTGCGGCCGTTGCCGGAGTGGCGGCGATCGCCAACCAGGACCCCCCTTTGAATATTGGGGCCTACTTGGCGACGGTACAAGGAAATCTCGCGAGCGACGGGGGGGTGGCAACCACCGTGTACCTGTTATGGTCCACCAATTCAAATTCGTCACCGTTGGATAATCTGACCAATCTGAATGTGAAAACTCCGGGGCTGGTGAACTGTACGTTGTCAAATCTGACACCCATGACCTCTTACTACTACACTTTTATGGCCAGTAATTCAGTAGGGCCGCTCTACTGGGCAAATACAACCAACAACTTCAGGACAACCAATGCAATCCCGGCCATCACGCTGGTGGGCTCGAGCAATGTCGTGTCTACCTCGGTCGCCCTCTATGCGAATCTCTCCTCCACGGGAGCCTGGCCGACGACAGTGTACTGCTCATGGGGGCTGTCGAATGGGAGCTTGACCGCGAGCAATATGGGGTCCGCGGGGCTGGCACCCGGATTGGTGAGTAATCTTTTGACAGGGCTGACCCCCAGCATGGCTTATTCCTATACCTTTATGGCGAGCAATCAGGCGGGAGTGGCGATTACAACGACGAACAGTTTCACCACCTATCCGGCGGGTGTGGATGCGGTCTGGGTCGGCGGGTATGCGGGTAATTCTTGGACCAATGCGGCGAACTGGAGTCCGGCCGGTGAGATCGACCCCGGCAAGAACTACCTAGTGAACACGCTGGCCAACACCTGCACGGTCACGGCGAGCGGGACATTCATCGGGAAGAGTTTGACCATTGCATCAGGCGGTCTGTTTCTGATTCCGGATAGCGTGGCGGCGAGTCTGAGCGGGGTGGGGACAGGCAATACCAATGCCCTGGTCCTGTCGGGCGGTGCGGTGCGGTTTCTGGGAGCGGGACCGCCTAGTCTGGTCGTCACCAACGGGATTAATGTGGCCGATGGGACGACTAACACCCTGATGCTGGATACCACGAGCACGAGCCATGATAATATCCTGACTCCGTCATCCCTGTCTGGTGCCGGGATGCTGAGGAAGACCGGGGCCGGCGCGCTGCAGATTTTTGGACTCTACAGTCCCTCCTTCACCGGGACGGTGAATATTGATGCCGGGGTGATGGAGTTGAATGCGCCATCTGTCTTTTCCAATGCCACGGTGTATGTGAATGTGGGAGGAACGAATACACTTATTAATGCGGCGATCTCATATGCCGGGTTCATTTTCAATGGGGGAACCTTAAACACGCTGGGCGGGGCTAGTTGTGCCTTGAAAAGCCCGGTTATCAATGTCGCCCAACGGAGCTACATTGTGGGATTAACCGCACTCTTCAACGGTATCATGACGGGGAGTTCCAACCTGGTGCTGGCGCCCGGGTATACCATGCTGTTCGCGTCCCCGGATGGCTCCGGCTATTACGGGGCACTGGAGTTCGGTGCTGGGGCGACGAATGACCTCTCCGGCTACAGCACGACACTGGGTGGGTTGGTGAGTCCCAATGGCCAGGGGTTGGTAAGGAATAGTTCCGCCACCTTGGCCACGCTGACGCTACAGCCTCCGGCGGGGGTAACGAACGATTACTCGGGTTCGATCGGCAGCTCGAACATTGCGCTGGTGGTGACCAATCGCGGGGTGCAGAAGCTGAGCGGGTCGTGTGTCTATACCGGGCTGACCCTGGTGGCGAACGGAACGCTGTTGGTGAATGGGCCGTTATCCAACGCGGGGGGATCGGTGGCAGTGACCGCGGGTGGGACATTGGGCGGAACGGGAACAATTAATCGGGCCGTGGCTGTGGCCAACGGGGCGATGCTGTCACCGGGTGATGGAGGCATTGGCACTTTAACCGTGAGTAACCTCATGCTTTCTGCGGGTAGCACGAATATATTTGAACTGGCCAGTACGTTGTCCGGCGACCAGGTGTTGATTAACGGAAATAATGCGCTAGGAGGGGTCTTGCAGGTGGTGGCGCGGGGTGGCTATGTGCCCGTAGCGGGCGATCATTTCCTGATTATGACTAATACGGGCGTGTTGTCGGGTTCCTTCGACAACATCGCGGCGGCACATGTCAACGTGGTGAGCAATGACATGGCACACACGGTGATCGGGCGGATCGGGGTTTATGTCAATGTTCCCGCAGGGAGCGTGACCCTGAGCAATTTTGTTGCCGGCACGGTAGCGCCGGTGATGGTTAACGGGGCGGCCACGGGGATCGGGGCGTATTCGGCTACGGTATCGGGGAATCTGGAGGATGAGGGTGGGGAGGCAACAACGGTAACCCTCCGCTGGGGAATCAGTTCTGGCGCCTTGAACAGCGTAACGAATCTTGGTGTTTGGACGCAGGGTGCGGTGAGTAATACGCTGACGGGTTTGACCCCTGTGACGGCTTACTACTACACATTTATGGCGAGCAACTCGGTGGGGCCATGCTGGCCCGCGACGACCAACGTCTTTACGACGACAAATGCGGCGCCAGTCATTGTACTGGCGGGAACGAGCAACATGTGGAACAACGCGGCGACGCTATGTGCGAGTTTGATCTCCACAGGAGTTTGGCCGACGACGGTATTCTGCTACTGGGGGACGAATTCCACGACGTTTGGCAATAGTACGAACCTTGGGATAGTACCCTTCGGGTTGGTCAGTAATGACGTCAGTCTGAATCCTTCTGCGACATATTACTGGACATACCGGGCGACGAATGCGGCGGGTGATGTCTGGGCATCGGCGACGAACGCGTTCACCACCTTTGAGGCGGGCGTGGATGAGGTTTGGGTCGGCGGACATGCCGGGAATTCCTGGACAAACGCGGCAAACTGGAATCCCGCCGGGGAAATTGACCCCAACAAGAACTATCTTGTGAACTCGCTAGCCAACACCTGTACGGTCACGGCGACTGGCACATTTATTGGAAAGAGTTTGACGATTGCGACCGGCGGCTTGCTCTGGATCCCTGAAGGCGGGATTTCAGCCCTGTTCAGTGGGACGGGGACGGGGCACACCAATGCCTTGATCCTGGCGGGAGGCACAGTCAGGATTTATGGATCGATTAATGCCATGTCATATCTCAGCGTCACCAACGGAATCAATGTGGCAGATGGAACCACGAATACGCTTCAGATGGATGAGAATTATTGTATTGCCGAGAATATTTCCAGTTTGACAGCCTTTTCCGGCGGAGGGGTGCTGAATAAGCGGGGGGCCGGCCTGTTGTGGTTGAACTCGCCCCATAGTCCTGCTTTTACAGGCACGGTAAATGTGAATGCGGGCATCATCATTCCCTCCAGCACTTGTTTTTCAAATGCCACCTTGTTTCTGAACCCCGGGGGGACCAATGCCCTGGCCAACATACCCTATTACTTCGGATTGCTGGTGTTGAACGGGGGGTATTTGTCCCAGGGCTATAATCAGTCCTTGAGTGGAAGTAATGCGGTTGTTCAGAAAAGCTATGTTCAGTTGTATAACACGAGCGTTAACGGGGTCATGACAGGGAGTTCGAATCTGGTACTGCTCCCTGGCTCCATCCTATCGATCGGAAATCCATTCAACGGGAGTGGTTACTATGGGGCTCTGGAATTCGGAGCAGGGGCATCATATGACCTAATGGGGCATGCCGCGACGCTGGGCGGATTGTTGAGTGGCGCTGGTGGAGCCGGCATTGTGAAAAACAGTGGCTCACAGGTGGCTACGCTCACGCTGCAGCCGCCGGTGGGCATGACGAACGACTTTTCGGGTATGATCGGCAGTTCAAACATTGCCCTGATGGTGACGAATTGCGGGGTCCAGAAGTTGAGCGGGTCATGCAGCTACACCGGGGTGACCACGGTGGCCGGCGGGACACTTATGGTGATCGGCACGTTGTCCAATGCGGTGGGGGCGGTGGGGGTGAATGCAGGAGGGACCCTCGGGGGAACGGGGTTGATTAACCGGACGGTTGCGGTGAATGCGGGCGGAATATTGTCCCCCGGCGATGCTGGCATCGGTACGCTGATAATGAGCAATCTGACGCTGTCTTCAGGGAGTACGAATTGGGTGGAGTTAGGCGATGGGTCACAGAGTACTCGTGTTATGGTAAATGGATCCCTTGTTCTGGATGGCGTGCTGAAGGTTGTGGTGTCGGATAATCATTTGCCTTATTACGCCAGTTTCCTGATTGCTACCAATACGGGATCGCTGTCAGGCTCTTTTGCCAATCTGGTGGATTCTTATGTAAAGGTAATGGATATGCACCGGGTTGCGACGATTGGGAAATTGCATGTAACCGTGAATTCCCATGCCGTTACGCTCGACCAATTTGAAACGCTAATAACAGGGTCGGTCTATTCAATCAGATGA